From a region of the Aeoliella mucimassa genome:
- a CDS encoding type II secretion system F family protein: protein MLFSPHISGKRLSELCHHMAVGLSAGVDIRKVWQRETETASRRVRHDYERVLRRIKAGDSFAEAIRQTGGLFPSLFIEMVDVGERTGQIAEVLDKLSHHYKQRHELTRGFLVMLFWPLLQLGAGVMIIGLLIWILGAIGAKKMSGEPMDVLGLGLTGFWGMITFFSIVALFAVGVLVLVQATRRGVFWGPPLQRFVTRLPGIGKAIQTLGLARISWTLHLLLNVEMDMRKLVPLVLRSTGNDFYICHTDQMVADVAAGNPLYLAFANSLAFPPSFLDALAVAEESGQISRSMERLASQYEAEAESAMKIIAVISGVAIWICIGALLVYMIFRLFFVLYLGPIQEMLNA from the coding sequence ATGCTGTTCTCCCCTCACATCTCCGGCAAGCGTCTCTCCGAACTTTGTCATCACATGGCAGTCGGATTGTCGGCGGGGGTTGATATTCGCAAGGTCTGGCAACGCGAAACGGAAACCGCGTCGCGACGCGTCCGCCATGACTACGAACGGGTCCTCCGCCGGATCAAAGCGGGCGACTCCTTTGCCGAGGCGATCCGCCAGACCGGTGGGTTGTTTCCTTCGCTCTTTATCGAAATGGTCGACGTCGGCGAGCGAACTGGGCAGATCGCCGAAGTGCTTGATAAACTTTCGCACCATTACAAGCAGCGGCACGAACTCACACGAGGTTTTCTCGTCATGCTGTTCTGGCCGTTGCTGCAGTTGGGTGCCGGCGTAATGATCATAGGGCTCCTCATTTGGATCTTAGGAGCCATAGGTGCTAAGAAGATGAGCGGCGAACCGATGGACGTGCTCGGTCTCGGGCTGACCGGGTTCTGGGGCATGATCACTTTTTTCAGCATCGTTGCCCTGTTTGCAGTCGGAGTGTTGGTGCTGGTGCAAGCGACCCGGCGGGGAGTCTTCTGGGGGCCGCCGTTGCAGCGATTTGTCACGCGCTTGCCCGGCATCGGTAAAGCAATTCAAACCTTGGGCTTGGCTCGTATTTCGTGGACCCTACACCTGCTATTGAACGTAGAGATGGACATGCGAAAGCTTGTGCCGTTGGTGTTGCGATCGACCGGCAACGACTTTTACATTTGCCATACCGATCAAATGGTTGCCGACGTTGCCGCCGGCAACCCGTTGTACCTGGCATTCGCCAATTCGCTGGCCTTTCCTCCTTCTTTCCTCGACGCCTTGGCGGTCGCCGAAGAAAGCGGTCAGATTTCGCGATCCATGGAGCGACTCGCTTCGCAGTACGAAGCCGAAGCCGAATCGGCGATGAAAATCATTGCCGTGATCTCCGGCGTGGCCATCTGGATCTGCATTGGTGCATTGCTAGTCTACATGATCTTCCGACTGTTCTTTGTGCTCTACCTGGGACCGATCCAGGAGATGCTGAACGCCTGA